The genomic segment CAATTCAAATCAAGTGAACTAATCTGCATATCCATCATCATCTTCTGCATTGATTATCCTAGGGGTATTTTTCATATGTTCATCCCATGGATGAACATATGACTCTTTATCAGAGTAGACCTCACTCTTTAACTCTTCTAACAAAGTTTCAAACTGTTTGATGATTCTTTTCAGGTTGTCTTTTTTCATGAATATACTTTTTGATAAATTACTATAATAGTATAATTATCAATCTCTTTTATTTATATTTTTACATTTTTTTCAACTTATAAAACATCAAATAAATTGGTTTTTCCAATAAATTATATCTCGGTTTAAACATTATTGAGATTAAAAATATAGGGTTAAACAATCTTTCATCTGAAATTAGATTTTCAAATAATATAAATAAAAAGTATTTTTATTAAAAGATTAGCTTAAGAGTTAAATAGGTTTAATTCTGATGCTAATCTGCCATTTATAATTAATGAATGTAGATTCTTTCTGTTTTTAAGCTGACGTCGAACGACGTTTTGTTTATAAATTATATTCAGGGCTATTATGAGGGTTCTTTTAACTGGTGGTTCAGGATTCATAGGTTCTCATGTCGCTTTGTTGTTGATAGAAAGGGGATTGGATGTTTTAATATTAGATTCTTTTGCTAATAGCTCATCTAATGTTATCAATCGAATTAATACTTATTTAGATGATAAACTGTTAAAATATAGATTAGAAATAATTAATGGTGATATTAGAGATAAAAAACTTTTAGAAAGTATTTTTAGTGATTCGATTAATAGCCATAAACCTATAGATATCGTTATACATTTAGCTGGCTTGAAATCTGTAGCTGAATCTCTTACTAATCCTATTCACTATTGGGATGTGAATGTTCATGGAACACTAAATCTTTTACTTACAATGAAAGAATATGAATGTTATTCCTTTGTTTTTAGTAGTAGTGCCACTATTTATGGTTTAAGCGATTCCGTTCCTATGGCAGAAGATCACAGGATCTCACCAATTAACCCCTACGGCAAAACTAAAGTGGCAATTGAGAATATGTTTTATGATTTATATAATTCTAATAACTTATGGAAAATATGTTCTTTACGTTATTTCAATCCTGTTGGAGCGCATCCATCAGGATTGATTGGTGAAGATCCCATTGGGATTCCCAATAATCTTTTTCCTTTCTTAACTCAGGTAGCTATAGGAAAGCGAAAATTTTTAAATGTCTTCGGAGATAACTGGGATACGTATGATGGCTCAGGTATCCGTGATTATATTCATATTATGGATTTAGCTGAGGGCCATTTAGCCTCATTAGATTATATTAGCTCTTCTGATTCATGTTTGGAATTTATTAATTTAGGCTCTGGTAATGGATATAGTGTTTTTCAGATTATTAGACAATTTGAGTTGACTACTGGTTGCCAAATTCCTTTTTCTATTCAAAACAGAAGAGATGGTGATGTCGCTATATCTTATGCAGATATTTCAAAAGCCAAGAAATTATTAGGTTGGACTCCAAAAAGAACATTAGAACAAATTTGCTTAGATGGATGGAACTGGCAAATTAGAAATCCAAATGGTTATAACTAATTGATCCTGGTCATCTTTTTATCAGTTCACTACAGAATGTCTCATCTTTAGAGTTAGATAATTAACCGGCAAAAGTTACCCTTTTAAATAACTATTTAATATGAGGGAATTACCTTTTCTCCTAGAGGAATTTTGCTTTCATTACACAAGCCCCTTGGGGTATGTGTTTTTTTAAGGATGGTGAAATATTTGAACTTCCGACCTTCGGGTTATGAGTCGGCAGTTATTAATAATAGAACCGTTGCAATAACTAGCTTTATAGAAAGGTGTGTACTCAGTAATGTACTTCATTATTTGTGGAGCTTCCGCTGCAAACAAACCTCACCCGCTTAAAAGATCAGAATGTAGCAAGAATGGAAAGCTCCAAAAAAATAATAATGCATTTTGATGAAATTTAAATTCTTTTTTGTTTGTTATGACCTTCGGGTTAGTAGCCCGATGGCCCAAAAGTTGAAAAAGTGTACTTGAGGGTGTACTTGGTAGAAAACAAGAATTTAGCTATAACTGGGATCTCTTGTTTTATGTACTTTATACTTTTCACCTTGTTAAGTATAAAAAATAGCATTAAAAAAACCAGTCTAAGACTGGCTTCTTAATTGGTGGCGGGGGCAAGATTTGAACTTGCGACCTTCGGGTTATGAGCCCGACGAGCTACCAGACTGCTCTACCCCGCGAAGCATAAGAAGCATACATCTTTATGTGACTTAAAATACTAGTTTGTTTGGGTTAGGGGATCTTTAATTCTCCTTCAACTTCTATATAGATACCAGGTTTTTTTTGAAGGATGATTTCATCTAGTTCTTCAATTGCTGTTGGAGTTATCCATTCAAGTTGTCGAAGAAGATGTATCGCTACTGCGTGCTTTGCTCTTTTTGATCCATCCTCAACCTTAATTGAGAGCCCGATACCTTCCCCTAGAAGACCAATACATTGGATACCTTCACTCCCACCTTTGCTGATAATTTGATTGTGACCTCTTTTTATTAATTCCGAATCAAAATATCCTTCGCCAGCAATAAGGTCTGGATTATTTGTCATAGCACGGGTTATTTTTTCAAATTCAGGTTGGTCAGATTTAGATAAATGAGCATATAAAACCGCCATTTGAGATAAACGCAAAAGTAACGTAGGAGCACCACAGTCATCTCTTTCGGCAATTAATTCCTCGGCAGGTATTTTTAGTAACTCAGCAACTCTTCTGAAAATTTCTTTCTGCAGTGGATGATGTCCCATTAAATAACTATCTAGATCCCAGCCCATTTTTTTGCAGGTTGCTAGAAATGCTGAATGCTTTCCTGAGCAATTATGTTGAAGTTTGCTTTCTCTATTTTGAGGTGTTGGGCATTTCAGTTCTTTTATATCTATATCTGCATTCCAAAGGAGTTTGAATGCTGTTCTCGCTTGAACTGATGAGCCACTATGAGAACCACATGCCAGCGCTAATGTTTTACTATCTAAATTATATTTTTCCGAAGCACCACTTGTAATGAACGGCATTGCTTGGAAAGGCTTTAATGCTGATCGTATGAAAGTTTCATATTCACATGAACCTGCTTTCATTAATGTCCTTCCTTTCGTGTCACATATTGAAGCGTGGGCTCTATGAATGGATTCAACACTTGAGCCTCGTTTTACTAGAACCTTCAAATAATTGTTGCTGTGATCTGACGAATTGTTTTGTAAATTCATTTATTAATTCATTCCTGAAAGTATAAATAAAATTGAAGATATGATAACTGATATTAATAGTACTATTATTACTTCTAAATGATTTAAGACTGGTTTGATTTGGTATTGAGCTATCAGTAAATCTTTTGCTCTCCAATCAATTGGCTTTTCCCAGGTCTGTCCATCATACCAACCAGATTCTTCATATTCAATGTTTTCAGAATTAAGTCGTTTATATATGTATACCCAACTTAACCATTGCCTGATTAGTAGTAATATAGGAAAAGCAAGAGATGCAGTTAGGCTAATAAATATAAGTTCAAAAAGGTTGTTTTTGAGGTAATCGCTTCCATAAGATATTGTTAAACAAACTGGTGTAATTATTAACCAACTAAATGTTAATTTCCTGTAAAAAATAATTCTTTCTAAAAAAGGCCAAGAGATTATCCATGAATTTCTAATGCTATTAAATTCATTTAATGGCCTCTGGTTTAGAGGCACAGGGCATATTATTTTATTCATCCATTAACTCTATTAATTTATTATTTATAAAATCATGGATAATGCCATTGCTCCAGAATGACTCTAAGTCATAGAATTTTCTTTCATTAGGTTGAAAAACATTAATTATTAGATCTCCATAATCTAATAACGCCCATTTAGCCTCATTTATTCCTTCCTTTCGAAGAGGTAGCAGATCTGCTTCCTCTCTGATTGTCTTTTCTACATTATTAACTATTGCCCTTACTTGAACATCTGAAAGTCCTTCAGTAATTAATATCCAATCAGCAATACTTGATACTTTATCAACTTTTAAAAGTTTTATATCACCAGCTTTTCTATCATCGCAAGCAACTGCAGCTAGTTCAACTAACCTAATACTATCCATAAACATTTTCACTAGTAACTGATTTTTGAGATCCTTCTTGAGATGCCATTTCTGCGCGAGCTCTTTCAGCACTCTTTCTTAGAGCTTCTAATCTATCTTCATAGAATGTGCGCTTTTTTTTCTTTCTAGATTTTTCAACTAAATCTTTTAAAGCACCGCCAAGACTCTTATAAGCATTTGGAACGCTATATCCAAATCTGCAGGCCAAATCTATAGCTCTTTCATCAGCAGATATTGCATCTTGTAATCGTTTTTCTGAATTATTTTTTAAGTAAAGCCGATAACCTGCAAAACCTGACAATCCGAGTGCCATTAAAAGTAGCAAACCATCTTGAACCCATAATTCTCCAATAGCACCACCCAGACCTATTGCAAGAGCAGCCATTTCCCAGCCATCTCTTGGGATGGTGTCATTTTGAATGCGTCCCACCTCATGCCAAAACAATAGATTTCTATGATCTTGAGCTAAATAGTCCCATTGCTCAAGGTCAACTTGAATCTCCACTTCATCGCGCCCGATTTCTTCAAGCGTGATTAGAGGAGGATCTATTGCTGCTGCGGCTTCAATGAATACCCAGCTTTGGTTTTCTGGTGGCAGCAGCCCTTTTAGGCGCTGTAGTTCGCTCATACTCTTTGTTTCTTATTCGGAAAGTTAGTTAAACTTTAATGGTAGTTTGCCGATCTAGACAGTAGATGATAAACAGATACCTAGAATGCGTGACATAAATGAAGTTTACAAGAAATTCAAATGCCACGGCGTAAAGATATACGTCGGATTTTGATACTAGGGTCTGGACCAATTGTTATTGGACAGGCCTGTGAATTCGATTATTCCGGGACACAAGCATGTAAAGCGCTAAGAAGCGAAGGTTTTGAAGTCATTTTAGTTAACTCTAATCCAGCTTCAATAATGACTGATCCTGAAACAGCAAACAGGACATACGTTGAACCATTAACGGCTTCAGTTGTTGAGCAAATTATCAAAATAGAAAGACCTGATGCCCTTTTGCCCACAATGGGTGGGCAAACTGCTTTGAATATTTCAGTAGAATTGGCAGAATCTGGAACTTTAGAAAAATATAATATTGAATTAATTGGTGCTGATCTTAATGCAATAAAAAAGGCTGAGGATAGAAATTTATTTAAAATAGCGATGAAAAATATTGGGGTTGATGTCTGTCCCTCTGGCATAGCTTCCAATCTTCAAGAAGCTGAAATAGTTGGAAATGAAATTTCTTCATTCCCAAAAATCATTCGTCCTGCTTTCACATTAGGAGGAAGCGGAGGTGGAATAGCTTATAACCAGGATGAATTTTTGGAATTATGTAAAACAGGCTTAGATGCTAGTCCTGTTTCTCAAATTCTCATCGAAAAATCTCTTTTAGGTTGGAAAGAATTTGAGTTGGAAGTTATGAGGGATTTATCAGATAATGTTGTAATTATATGCAGTATTGAAAATGTTGATCCTATGGGAGTTCATACTGGAGATTCTATTACAGTAGCTCCTGCGCAAACTCTAACTGATAGAGAATATCAACGTTTAAGAGACTATTCAATTTCAATAATTAGAGAAATTGGAGTAGCAACTGGTGGAAGCAATATCCAATTTGCAATTAATCCTAATAACGGTGAAATAATAGTAATTGAGATGAATCCACGTGTTAGTAGATCATCAGCTTTAGCAAGTAAAGCTACAGGTTTTCCTATTGCCAAAATTGCCGCTCTTTTAGCTGTTGGTTATAGACTAGATGAGATTATTAACGATATTACTGGTAAGACTCCCGCGTGTTTTGAACCTTCAATTGATTACGTAGTTACTAAAATACCTCGTTTTGCATTTGAAAAGTTTTCAGGAAGTTCTTCAATTCTTACTACTTCTATGAAGTCAGTTGGGGAGGCCATGGCAATAGGAAGATGTTTTGAAGAATCTTTTCAAAAGGCAATACGATCTTTAGAAACAGGACTAAGTGGTTGGGGATGTGATCGCGTTGATCAGAATGTATCTTCTATTGAGTTAGAAAGACTATTAAGGACGCCTTCTCCAGAAAGAATAATGCATGTTCGATTAGCAATGAAAAATGGACGTAGCGATAATGAAATTTTTTCTTTTTCTAAAATAGACCCTTGGTTCTTATCAAAACTCAGGAACATAGTAGAAGCAGAGGATCAATTACTTAATTATGAAAATATTACTCAATTAGAGCCTAATTTTCTCTTCAAACTAAAACAACTTGGATTCTCTGATCGTCAGATTGCCTTTGCACTAAATACTGATGAATTAATAATTAGAGCTAGAAGAACCCATCTTAAAATATTACCTGTTTATAAAACTGTTGACACTTGTGCTTCTGAATTTTCATCGAATACACCATATCATTATTCTACATATGAAAGGCCAGCCTACAATATTGATAACGATGGGAATATAATCAAGAATATTAATCTTAATGAATTAAAAAATAATAATAAAAATAAAATTTTAATTTTGGGTGGAGGTCCAAATCGTATTGGACAAGGTATCGAATTTGATTATTGTTGTTGTCATGCTTCTTATCAAGCTCAAGAGGATGATTATACAACAATAATGATAAATAGTAACCCTGAAACCGTTTCTACTGATTATGACACGAGCGACATACTTTACTTTGAACCTCTAACTCTAGAAGATGTTCTAAATGTTATTGAATTTGAGGAACCTCATGGAATAGTAGTTCAATTTGGAGGGCAAACTCCTTTGAAACTCTCTTTACCAATTGTCAATTGGTTAGAGAAATTGGAAAACTCAAAATTACGAACTAAGGTTTTAGGTACTTCTCCTATCTCAATAGATTTAGCAGAAGATAGAGAGCAATTTGACAAGGTTTTGAGGAGATTAGATATTAGGCAACCCAAAAACGGTCTTGCTAGAACTTTTGAAGAATCATTGAGTGTAGCCAATAAAATTGGCTATCCATTGGTTGTTAGGCCTTCATATGTTCTTGGTGGTAGAGCTATGGAAATTGTTTATGAGCAAGATGAATTGGAAAGATACATAAAGGAAGCTGTAAATGTTGAGCTAGATCATCCAATCCTTATCGATCAATATCTAGAGAATGCAATTGAGGTTGATGTTGATGCTTTGTGCGATGTAAGCAAAAATGTTGTCATTGGAGGATTGATGGAGCATATAGAGCCCGCTGGTATTCATTCTGGCGATTCAGCCTGTTGCCTTCCTTCCATAACGCTCTCTGTAGAATCAATTAAAACAATTAAGCATTGGACAAAATCTTTAGCTATTGAACTTGATGTAGTTGGTCTAATTAACCTTCAATTTGCTGTCAAGAGAGATCAGGAAGGCAATGAGATTGTTTACATTATTGAGGCAAATCCAAGGGCTTCAAGAACAGTTCCTTTCGTTTCTAAGGCCACTGGAGTCCCTCTTGCGAAAATTGCAACGCAGTTACTTTTAGGTAAAACACTAAAAGATATTGGATTAAATCAAGAACCAATTCCTCCACTTCAGACAATTAAAGAGGCTGTTATGCCTTTTAAACGTTTTCCCGGCTCAGACAGTCTTTTAGGACCAGAAATGCGTTCAACTGGTGAAGTGATGGGATCTGCAAAAACTTTTGGAATGGCCTACGCAAAATCCGAACTCGCAGCCGGTGAGGGATTGCCTACTTCTGGTTTTGTTTTCTTATCTACTCATGATCGAGATAAACCGGCATTGATTCCAGTAGCAAAGAAATTAATTGAACTAGGTTTTTCAGTTCTGGCAACATCTGGCACTTCTAACTATCTCGAGAAATTTGATTTAAATGTAGAAAGGGTCCTTAAGGTTCACGAAGGAAGACCAAATATTGAGGACATGATTCGATCTGGAAAGGTTCAGTTGGTAATTAATACTCCAATTGGTCGTCAAGCAATTTATGATGATAAATATCTTAGAAAAGCAGCTCTAGACTACTCTGTTCCAACTTTAACAACCTTAAAGGGCGCTAGTGCTGCTGTAAAAGGTATAGAAGCATTGCAGAACCAAATTTTATCTGTTTCAGCTTTGCAAGATATTCATTCCTAAGCTTTTTTTACTAGTTGTTTAAATTAATAATATTTTGAATTTACATTTAAAATATTATTAATTTTGTGGATTTGATTTACTTAAATTGTTAAATATATATTTTAAATACATTTTTTCTCCTCCTTCTTTATCGTTTTAGGCAAAGCTCTATTACTACCTGATTAAAAATTCACCTTTTTTTCAAATAAAGACATACAATTATGTTCTTGCTTGATAATTGGAATGACCGCAACAGCTTCTTCTTCCCCAAAACTAAGAGTTGATACACGCGGAACAAATGAGTTGCCGCCACATTTAGATGAAAATCTTTTAACCCCTCGTTTTTACGTAACCGAATTCAAAAAAGCAGCTAAGACAGAATTAACTGATGCCCGCGAAGAGTTTGAAGCAATGCTTTCAGAAATGAAAGCAGACTATAACTGTACTCATTTTGATAGAAAGGCAAGTCTAGATAGATTGCAAGAATTGCCTCAAAAGGCTAAAGAGACTTACGAGAGTTATTTAGTTAGATCAGTAATATCAGAGTTTTCTGGATTCCTGCTATTTAAAGAGATTTCAAATCGTTTGAAGAAAGAAGGAAATAGGGATCTTGGAAAACTATTTCAGTTTTTAGCTAGAGACGAAGCTAGACATGCAGGTTTTCTAAGCAGAGCATTAGTTGCAGAGGGTATTGAAGTGGATCTGCCTCATTTAGGAGGAAAAAGGGCAGCGACTTGGTTCCCCATTAGTTGGGTTATTTATTCTGTGTATCTTTCAGAAAAGATTGGTTATTGGAGATATATCTTGATGGATAGGCACCTTAAGGCTAATCCAGATCAGGCTTTTGCTCCTCTTTTTGATTTCTTTGAGCCATGGTGTCAAGACGAGAACAGACATGGCGATTGCTTTACAGTAATGATGAGATGTTGGCCTGGAATCACCAAAGGATTTAGAGGTAAGTTATTAAGTCGTTTCTTCTTGTGGAGCGTTTTCCTTACTCACACTTTGACAGTTTGCGAAAGAGGCGAGTTTTATGAATTACTTGGTATTGATCCAAAGGAATTTGATGAGGAAGTGATAAAAAGAACAAACCACACATCAAAAAATGCCTTCCCTTGGGTTTTTAATCTTGATGACAATAAGTTTTGGGATTTGAGAAACAAAATTATCGAATCTTTCAGAGCTTTTGTAGGTGCTAAAGGTTTAACAAAGCCAGTTAAATTTGTGAAATTCGCTACTTTGATTTTTAAGCAATTTGCACTCCCAATGGAGAAGACAGATGCATTGAGATATGATAAAAACGTGAATTTTACAGGTCAGGATATTTTGAATTTTTGGACAGATAAATAAGCTTATTTGGATAAATTAAATATCAAAAGGATTACCAGCTTGTGTGTCTAATCCTTTAAAATATTTTCCAAATTGTGCGTTATATACTTCGTCCTCATCTTGAGTCTCGCATTCCAATGGTCCAATAGCTTTTGAAACACATAACAATCCGTATCCCTTGTCCCTCATCTCTTTAGATAGACCAATACAAGCTTGTTGATCCATTTGTCCTGAAATTATTTTAACTGCGCACTCAGAACAACATCCATTTCTGCAAGAGAATGGCAATGTGTCTCCAATTATTTGTCCATTTTCATCTTTTGATTCAAAATTTCTCAATATATACTCACCTTCAGGGACATCAAAAGTATATGTTTTTCCCTCCTGTTTATGATGAATAGTTATCTGGTGAATTGGTTTCATTGAATATCTATTTCGGCGGTGTTATATCTCTTCTTTCTGGAGGTTCAGGGGGCTGACTTGCATGTTGCCAAAGCTCTTCAATATCTAATGTTTTAGTTAACCTTTCCCCACCAAATCGAAGTTTTAACCAAGCAATCGTTGTTGAATCTTCCGCTATAACTGCTTCATAACCTTCTTCTTCAGTGATTTTGAATTTGTTAACTAATAAAGAATTTAAGAACCACATAGGATAGTCCGCACCTTTGCGACTCCTTCTCTCATGAAAGGATTCTCTTAATTGTCCATTACCCTGTAATTGACCTTCTGGGGCTAGAAGAACATTTAGGGTTTTGGTCTCCGACATTATTTAAGAATCAAAAATGGTCTTGATCTTAGGCGTGATATTTCCTAGGACCTTAATCAAATAACTTTAGTAAAAGGAATTACGTAGACGGAAATTGTTTGATAGATCTTCACAAGATTTTCTTGATTATCTGTAAGTAATCTTTCTAATTATTTAAAAGGTCTATATATAAGGTTTTTCTTAATTGATAATTGATTATTTAAGCCTCTTTTTTGGGTGCCTCAGCTTTTGCTTTTAGAGCCTCAGCTTCTGCTGCTTTCTTAGCTTCTTCAAATTCAATTCTGTTTTGTAGTTGCCCTGAAGCTCTCATCCAATCGTTAACACTAGCTTCCTTGCCAGCGGCTTCACATTCCTCTTGATACTTCAAGAATGGATACCAATGATGAGTTGCATTCTTGGAATCTGTAAAATTAGTCAATTTCTTAAGTATTCAATGAGTTGATTATCGCATCATATTTTCTTCTTTTGGCAGCATATTAATTTTTTATAGTAATAGTTCAAACCTTAGTTGTACTTATTACTCTTAATTCGTTTTGAATAGAAATCTGATTTTAATGAAACTAGCTTTTATTGGTCTTGGCGCTATTGGGAAGCCTATGTCTGAGCGTCTTATTGATAATGGATATGATTTGAATATATATAAGAGAGATAAACTAAAGAATAATGATCCAAAAAAATATTTTGTTGACCCTATAGAGGCTGTTACTGACTGCGATGGACTCTTGATTTGCGTTACTGATGATAATGCGGTTGAATCTGTTCTATTTGGTGATAATGGTGTAGCAGACTCACTAAAGCCTAAATCTTTTGTGATTGATTTCTCTACAATAAGTCCTAATAAATCAATCTCTATACATAAGAGATTGTCCAAAAAAAATATCTTTTATGTTGACTGTCCAGTTTCAGGGGGGACAGAGGGGGCTTATAAAGGTTCACTGTCTTTGTTTATTGGTGCAAGCAAAAAAGAGTGTTTATCTTTTGAACATATATTTGAAGTCCTCGGCAAATCAATTAATTACTTTAATGGCGTAGGTAAAGGTCAACAAGTCAAAGCTCTTAATCAAATATTAGTCGCAGGAACATATGCAGCAGTAGCCGAGGCAATGGAATTAGGGAAATTGCTTGATTTGCCCATGGATGATGTGGTTGCTGCTTTAAAAGTTGGAGCAGCTAATTCATGGCCATTAGAAAATAGATCAAAAGCAATGTTGATTGATAAACATCCCTTGGGATTCAAATTAGAGTTGCATCATAAGGATTTAGCTATTGCTATTGATCTGGCTAAATCTATAAATATTGATTTACCCATAGCTTCTAAAGTAAAAGAGATTGAGCAAAGATTAATGCAGGCTGGGTTAGGTGAATTAGATGTTTCTGTACTGCATAGATACATCTCTGGAGCAAAAAAAGAAGGCTAGAATTACTGCTAATATTAGATTTATGTTACTCATTTGTTTACAAATTGATTACTATATGCTAAGTTAAAAATAAGTTAAAAAATTATTTAGAATAAGTTATGAAGCTAGGAAAGCAGCATGCAAAATTAATAAAGTTACAAAGTAAAGCTGAGTCTTGTCTTTCTCGCGATGAGGCACAGAAGATTATACGTAAAGCCGAAAAAACTCAAATGAAAATTTCTGGCTAATTTTTATTTTTTAGGTTGTTGAATATTATTCCCTCATGTTTTTTAAATTCAATACTCCAAAGATTTGAACATATTGATTTTAATTTTTCTAATAAAGTATCTGTATCTCCACTATTAATCCAATTTGATTTAATTACTGGAATATTATTATGCATACTTTCAAAACTAATTTCTGCTAGTAATAATCCAGTTTCATCGTTTGATATTTTAAGACTACCTTCAGTAGTTCTTTGAAATATCCTTAGTAATAAATCAAGTATTATCTTTTCGACTTCTTTTTTAGACGATTGACTTAAAGTATCAACTCCAGAAAAAGTTTTTCCTCCAAGAGGCATTAATCTTTTATTATTTTGCTCTGCAAGAGCTATCGCTATTACATATTTTTGTTCATCCATTTATTTTTAAAAACCTATAGATTTTTAACTACTTTGATTTTATCGACTATGTAGGCAAAAATGTTTTATCTTAATGTTGAAGCATTTGAAAATTAATTGCACAATAATCCTAGTGACTTGATCGTTGTAGATCAGCTGAGTAAATATTATCGTGTTGCAAACAAACAGCCTGGGTTTAAGGGTACTCTTAAACATTTTTTCGATCGAAAGACTTATGACGTCCCTGCCGTTACTGATATTAGTTTTAAAATCTCACCAGGAGAGGTAGTCGGATTTCTTGGGGCTAATGGAGCTGGTAAGACCACATTATTGAAAATGATGTGTGGTCTTATTCATCCATCGACAGGGTTAGTTGATGTTGGTGGTTTCTCTCCTCAAAGAAGGCAAACGGCTTTTCTTAAGGAGATAACTTTGGTTATGGGGCAAAAGCAGCAGTTGATTTGGGATCTTCCTCCCATGGACTCTTTGTATGTAAACGCAGCTGTATATGGTTTGTCTGACCACGAAGCAAAAGTAAGAATTAATGAATTGGCAGAAATGCTTGAACTAGGAGAAGAACTTACAAGACCTGTAAGAAAGTTGTCGTTAGGACAAAGAATGAAATCTGAAATTCTTGCTGCCTTATTGCATAAACCATCAGTCC from the Prochlorococcus marinus str. NATL2A genome contains:
- a CDS encoding 2Fe-2S iron-sulfur cluster-binding protein — protein: MKPIHQITIHHKQEGKTYTFDVPEGEYILRNFESKDENGQIIGDTLPFSCRNGCCSECAVKIISGQMDQQACIGLSKEMRDKGYGLLCVSKAIGPLECETQDEDEVYNAQFGKYFKGLDTQAGNPFDI
- a CDS encoding ABC transporter ATP-binding protein — protein: MHNNPSDLIVVDQLSKYYRVANKQPGFKGTLKHFFDRKTYDVPAVTDISFKISPGEVVGFLGANGAGKTTLLKMMCGLIHPSTGLVDVGGFSPQRRQTAFLKEITLVMGQKQQLIWDLPPMDSLYVNAAVYGLSDHEAKVRINELAEMLELGEELTRPVRKLSLGQRMKSEILAALLHKPSVLFLDEPTLGLDVNAQARVRSFLSEYNKRTGATILLTSHYMADITALCPRVICIHKGKLFYDGDLDSLANSLSPSREVKVELKNQCANEQFEKYGEIQDLNDRFVCLLVSRDKLTDVVSNLLTDFDIIDLEISDPPIDQLIGELFIKGEVN
- a CDS encoding NAD(P)-dependent oxidoreductase; protein product: MKLAFIGLGAIGKPMSERLIDNGYDLNIYKRDKLKNNDPKKYFVDPIEAVTDCDGLLICVTDDNAVESVLFGDNGVADSLKPKSFVIDFSTISPNKSISIHKRLSKKNIFYVDCPVSGGTEGAYKGSLSLFIGASKKECLSFEHIFEVLGKSINYFNGVGKGQQVKALNQILVAGTYAAVAEAMELGKLLDLPMDDVVAALKVGAANSWPLENRSKAMLIDKHPLGFKLELHHKDLAIAIDLAKSINIDLPIASKVKEIEQRLMQAGLGELDVSVLHRYISGAKKEG